The Lachnospiraceae bacterium oral taxon 500 genome window below encodes:
- a CDS encoding type II toxin-antitoxin system mRNA interferase toxin, RelE/StbE family codes for MLEIVPSYQFKIDLKLAQKRGYKIKHLHDVVNKLAAGQKLKSKYCDHNLTGEYQGFWKCHIEPEGLLVYRIEEDVLELFLFRTGTL; via the coding sequence ATGCTTGAAATTGTACCATCCTACCAATTTAAAATAGATTTAAAACTTGCGCAAAAGCGAGGGTACAAAATCAAGCATCTCCATGATGTAGTCAATAAACTGGCAGCAGGTCAAAAATTGAAAAGCAAATATTGCGACCATAATTTAACAGGTGAATACCAGGGATTTTGGAAGTGCCATATCGAACCGGAGGGGCTGCTTGTGTATCGCATTGAGGAAGATGTGCTTGAACTGTTTTTGTTTCGGACAGGCACACTTTAA
- a CDS encoding methyltransferase gives MKIKLEGVMETLLITLDIRARDYRSANSVLKDKKSAEIADQIDYDFSDFQKEMKNYIGVLSRAKIMDREIKKFIQKYPDCYIVSLGSGLDTRFDRLDNGQIHWYDVDFPEVIEVRRKFFTENERVRFIAKSAFDPAWTEEVRPDGRKLLIISEGMLMYLPEADVRRLLNILTDHFSQFELHLDCVPKILVKRAGMNRAVKKTKSEYLFGVTKGQEIVALNPKLKQIGYINFTDEFKKWLKGFDKLFTPLIYLFNNRLVMYSYQKKEA, from the coding sequence ATGAAAATAAAATTAGAAGGGGTTATGGAAACGCTGCTGATTACCTTGGACATTCGGGCGAGGGACTACCGCTCGGCTAATTCGGTATTGAAAGATAAAAAATCAGCCGAGATCGCCGATCAGATTGATTATGATTTTTCCGACTTTCAGAAGGAAATGAAAAACTATATCGGCGTTTTGTCCAGAGCTAAAATCATGGACAGAGAAATCAAGAAGTTTATTCAAAAATATCCGGACTGCTATATTGTGTCGCTTGGGTCGGGCCTAGATACCCGCTTTGACCGGTTGGACAACGGGCAGATCCACTGGTACGACGTGGACTTTCCGGAAGTGATCGAGGTCCGGCGCAAGTTTTTTACCGAAAACGAGCGGGTGAGGTTCATCGCTAAGTCCGCGTTCGATCCGGCTTGGACCGAGGAAGTAAGGCCGGACGGGCGGAAGCTGTTGATCATTTCGGAAGGCATGCTCATGTATTTACCCGAAGCGGACGTGCGGCGGCTCTTAAATATTTTAACTGATCATTTCAGTCAGTTTGAGCTGCACTTAGACTGCGTGCCAAAAATCCTGGTAAAAAGAGCCGGCATGAACCGGGCCGTTAAAAAGACTAAGTCCGAGTATCTGTTTGGTGTCACCAAAGGTCAGGAGATCGTTGCGCTGAACCCAAAGCTGAAGCAAATCGGGTATATCAATTTTACCGATGAATTTAAAAAATGGCTGAAAGGCTTTGATAAGCTGTTCACGCCATTGATTTACCTATTTAACAACCGGCTGGTGATGTACTCTTATCAGAAAAAAGAGGCTTAG
- a CDS encoding MATE family efflux transporter, translated as MNERQIELKEAPIFRLLLKYSIPAIIGMLVNALYNVVDRIFIGNMVKDPLAMSAVGLTFPFMLVIFGFCMLIGIGGSSRISIALGEGEHQKAENILGNMFTLIIILMLGLVLIGSIFKTPILYFLGASESTIGYAGQYIQIILFGAVFQGLSYCFNTAMRSEGNPKKAMYTMLIGAGANIILDPIFIGPLGLGIAGAAWATIISQFICMVWVLSHYFSKDSVLKLHSRFLALRLDLVKSIVSIGIAPCIMQIASGVISATANNALRTYGGDLAIGAMTIVNSIAAFILMPIFGINQGAQPIIGFNYGAKQYARAKRTWQLAALAATAICIFGFLATQLFPELLIRTFTPNPELIALGKGGLHKLLMMLPIIGLQVVSANYFQAVGKAYKAMILSMLRQVIILIPLLFILPNFWQINGVWFAFPIADAVASVITGIFIFQEMRHLNELAND; from the coding sequence ATGAACGAACGACAGATTGAGCTAAAAGAAGCACCGATTTTTCGGCTGCTGCTGAAATATTCCATTCCGGCAATTATCGGTATGCTGGTCAATGCCCTGTATAATGTAGTCGACCGGATATTTATCGGTAATATGGTAAAAGACCCGCTGGCGATGAGCGCGGTCGGCCTGACCTTTCCTTTTATGCTGGTCATTTTCGGTTTTTGTATGCTGATCGGCATCGGCGGCTCCAGCCGAATCTCCATTGCTCTGGGCGAAGGCGAGCATCAAAAAGCAGAAAATATTCTGGGCAATATGTTTACGCTGATTATTATTTTAATGCTGGGGCTGGTGCTGATCGGCAGCATCTTTAAAACGCCGATTCTCTATTTTCTGGGTGCCAGCGAAAGTACCATCGGCTATGCCGGCCAATATATTCAGATTATTTTGTTCGGCGCCGTCTTTCAAGGGCTGTCCTACTGCTTTAATACGGCGATGCGCTCGGAGGGAAACCCGAAAAAAGCGATGTATACCATGCTGATCGGTGCCGGGGCAAACATTATTTTAGATCCGATTTTTATCGGGCCGCTGGGCTTAGGCATTGCCGGTGCGGCCTGGGCAACGATTATTTCCCAGTTTATCTGCATGGTTTGGGTGCTGTCGCACTACTTTTCCAAAGACAGCGTCTTAAAGCTGCACAGCCGTTTTCTGGCGCTGCGGCTGGATTTAGTAAAAAGTATTGTGTCGATCGGAATTGCTCCCTGCATCATGCAAATTGCTTCCGGGGTTATCTCCGCCACCGCCAATAATGCGCTGCGCACCTACGGGGGCGACCTGGCGATTGGCGCAATGACGATTGTCAATTCGATTGCCGCCTTTATCCTGATGCCGATTTTCGGAATCAATCAGGGCGCACAGCCGATTATCGGTTTTAACTACGGTGCCAAGCAATATGCCCGCGCTAAAAGAACCTGGCAGTTAGCAGCTTTGGCGGCAACAGCGATTTGTATTTTCGGTTTTTTGGCAACACAGCTTTTTCCGGAGCTGCTGATCCGAACTTTTACGCCCAATCCTGAGCTGATTGCCTTAGGCAAGGGCGGCCTGCATAAGCTCCTGATGATGCTGCCGATCATCGGTCTGCAGGTGGTCAGCGCCAATTATTTTCAGGCCGTCGGCAAGGCCTATAAGGCAATGATATTAAGTATGCTGCGCCAAGTGATTATCCTGATCCCGCTGCTCTTTATTTTACCTAACTTCTGGCAGATCAACGGTGTCTGGTTTGCGTTTCCGATTGCCGATGCAGTGGCTTCGGTGATTACCGGCATTTTCATCTTTCAGGAAATGCGGCATTTAAACGAATTGGCTAATGATTAA
- a CDS encoding type II toxin-antitoxin system RelE/ParE family toxin, translating into MGNFTVEFFEREDGTFPAEEFILSQNVKMQVKLFRLLELLELKGNELREPYSKSILDGIFEIRAKQGTDAARVLYFFVENKKVILTNGFIKKMQKTPKNEIDIALKYRKQYLER; encoded by the coding sequence ATGGGAAATTTTACTGTAGAATTTTTTGAAAGAGAAGATGGTACATTTCCGGCTGAAGAATTTATTTTATCGCAAAATGTAAAAATGCAGGTAAAGCTTTTTCGCTTATTAGAACTGTTGGAACTGAAGGGAAACGAATTACGGGAACCTTATTCAAAATCAATTTTGGACGGTATTTTTGAGATAAGAGCCAAACAAGGAACCGATGCTGCCAGAGTATTATATTTTTTTGTTGAAAATAAAAAAGTGATTTTGACGAATGGTTTTATTAAAAAGATGCAAAAGACACCGAAAAATGAAATTGATATCGCCTTAAAATATCGAAAGCAATATTTAGAAAGATAG
- a CDS encoding type II toxin-antitoxin system antitoxin, RelB/DinJ family, whose amino-acid sequence MATTNINIRVDTELKQSAEELFSDLGLNILSAITMFLKSAVSHNGIPFEIKRRMPNAETRAALEEYEEMKKNPDTYKRCTSFDELLDEVLTDA is encoded by the coding sequence ATGGCGACTACTAATATCAATATTCGTGTAGACACAGAATTAAAACAGTCGGCGGAGGAGTTATTTTCTGACCTTGGCCTTAATATATTATCGGCGATTACGATGTTTCTGAAAAGTGCCGTTAGTCATAACGGGATACCGTTTGAGATAAAACGCCGGATGCCAAACGCGGAAACAAGAGCGGCGCTGGAGGAGTATGAGGAGATGAAGAAAAATCCCGATACCTATAAACGCTGCACTTCTTTTGATGAATTATTGGACGAGGTATTGACCGATGCTTGA
- a CDS encoding energy-coupling factor transporter ATPase, whose protein sequence is MSIKIKGLNYIYAAGTPFEKAALKDINLEIADGEFAGIIGHTGSGKSTLIQHINGLIRPTSGEIEVDGRKISRQSNNLNTLCREVGLVFQYPEHQLFELTVAKDIAFGPKNLGLPPEEVERRVKEAAALVGLKEKYMEKSPFELSGGQKRRVAIAGVLAMRPKILILDEPTAGLDPKGRDSILRQIRGLHRQTGATVLLVSHSMEDVAEYVDRVIAMNDGRIVLDGTPREVFSQRDALLSIGLAVPQITELAYHLRERGFTLPAAVITLEEALPLIEEELRRKEL, encoded by the coding sequence ATGTCGATTAAAATCAAAGGATTAAATTATATTTATGCAGCCGGTACGCCATTTGAAAAAGCGGCCTTAAAGGATATTAACTTAGAGATTGCAGACGGTGAGTTCGCCGGGATTATCGGTCATACCGGCAGCGGTAAATCCACGTTGATTCAGCATATAAACGGCCTGATTCGGCCGACATCCGGCGAGATTGAGGTGGACGGCCGCAAGATTTCCCGGCAGAGCAACAACTTAAATACCCTGTGCCGGGAGGTAGGGCTGGTTTTTCAGTACCCGGAGCATCAGCTGTTTGAACTGACGGTGGCTAAGGATATTGCCTTCGGCCCCAAAAACTTAGGCCTGCCGCCGGAAGAAGTCGAGCGCCGGGTCAAGGAAGCGGCGGCGCTGGTTGGTTTAAAAGAAAAATATATGGAAAAATCGCCGTTTGAGTTATCCGGCGGCCAAAAACGGCGGGTGGCAATTGCCGGTGTGCTGGCCATGCGCCCGAAAATCCTGATTTTGGATGAGCCGACAGCCGGACTTGATCCCAAGGGGCGCGACAGCATTTTGCGCCAGATTCGGGGGCTCCATCGGCAAACCGGTGCGACCGTTCTTTTGGTGTCGCACAGCATGGAGGATGTGGCTGAATATGTTGACCGGGTGATTGCCATGAATGACGGCCGCATTGTCTTAGACGGGACACCGCGTGAGGTTTTTAGCCAAAGAGATGCCTTACTGTCAATCGGGTTAGCCGTGCCCCAGATTACGGAATTGGCCTATCATTTAAGGGAGAGGGGATTTACCCTGCCGGCAGCCGTAATTACTTTGGAGGAAGCGCTGCCCCTGATTGAAGAAGAACTTCGGAGAAAAGAATTATGA
- a CDS encoding transporter, which produces MIRDITIGQYYPADSVVHRLDPRTKVIISFAFILSLFFSADIRLYLVVALLFLGVTRLTKVPLRFILRGLKTVFIIILITVAFNLFQTPGTQVLLEWHFIRITKEGVLSAAAMALRLVLLILGSSFLTLTTPPIALTDAIESLLKPLERVKVPAHEIAMMMSIALRFIPILLEETDKIMKAQLARGANFEQKGIIKKAKAMLPLLVPLFLSAFRRADDLALAMEARCYRGGQGRTKFKPLKYGKADAAAYLLTAAYLAGVLAFRWVVRS; this is translated from the coding sequence ATGATTCGAGATATTACCATAGGACAATATTATCCGGCAGATTCGGTGGTTCATCGCCTAGATCCGCGTACCAAGGTGATCATCAGCTTTGCTTTTATTTTATCCCTTTTTTTCAGCGCCGATATTCGTCTGTATTTGGTCGTTGCGCTCCTTTTTTTGGGGGTGACAAGGCTGACGAAAGTGCCGCTGCGCTTTATTCTGCGGGGTTTAAAAACGGTATTTATTATTATTTTGATTACGGTGGCTTTTAATCTGTTTCAAACGCCGGGTACGCAGGTCTTATTGGAGTGGCATTTTATTCGGATTACCAAAGAGGGTGTGTTATCGGCGGCGGCAATGGCGCTGCGGCTGGTACTGCTGATTTTGGGTTCGTCCTTTTTAACCCTGACCACGCCGCCGATTGCCCTGACCGATGCGATTGAAAGCCTGCTCAAGCCGCTGGAGCGGGTAAAAGTGCCGGCGCATGAAATTGCGATGATGATGTCGATTGCCCTTCGCTTTATTCCTATTTTGCTGGAGGAAACGGATAAAATCATGAAAGCGCAGTTAGCTAGGGGAGCGAACTTTGAGCAAAAGGGCATTATCAAAAAAGCCAAAGCGATGCTGCCGCTCTTAGTGCCGCTCTTTTTGTCAGCCTTTCGCCGGGCGGATGATTTGGCGCTGGCGATGGAGGCTCGCTGCTACCGCGGCGGACAGGGGCGGACTAAGTTTAAGCCGCTTAAATACGGCAAGGCGGACGCAGCGGCCTATCTTTTAACCGCCGCCTATCTGGCGGGAGTATTGGCGTTTCGGTGGGTGGTAAGAAGTTGA
- a CDS encoding transcriptional regulator, with translation MGKNFRESLQEQMKNPEFKEEWENVEAEFQIMKAMLNSRKRQSMTQKQLSDITGIAQSDISKIENGNANPSIRTLKRIAYALDCELKLSFEPIQQGSTTNVL, from the coding sequence ATGGGGAAAAATTTTAGAGAATCATTGCAGGAGCAAATGAAGAATCCAGAGTTTAAAGAAGAATGGGAGAACGTTGAGGCTGAATTTCAGATTATGAAAGCAATGCTTAACAGCAGAAAAAGGCAAAGTATGACACAAAAGCAATTATCGGATATAACCGGAATAGCACAAAGCGATATCAGTAAAATCGAAAATGGAAATGCGAATCCCTCGATTAGAACTTTGAAACGAATAGCCTATGCACTGGATTGTGAGTTAAAGCTTTCTTTTGAGCCGATTCAGCAAGGAAGTACCACAAATGTATTATAG